The nucleotide window AGGACCCGATGACGGCGCGACCGAAGGTGAACTGGCGCGTCGTGGCGGCAGTGTGGGCTGCCTTCCGTGAGTACGTGGACGAGAAGTACGACGGGATCGAGGGACGGCTTGGCTATGAAGTCGACGCAGCGATGGCAGAGTACGCCGACTTAGATGCCTACGCCCCTGTCGAGGCAGAGGTTGACCGGCTCATCCGAGCCGCGGGGCGGACCCCCGCAGACCTCTCCGCCGAAAAAGAACTCATCGCTGACGCCATCGGGGGAGAGGAGACAACCCTTGTACAGGTTCACGTGCGCGCGGGCGTGAAGGAGGGGTTCCAGGCCGCTGCCAACCAGGCCGACAATCGCCCAGGCGAACACCTCACCCGCGCCCTCCAAGAGCGCATGGACGGCGGCCGCGCCACCCGGCTCGTGCGGAAGCTCGAGCGACTCGGTGCGGACACCGAGCGACTCCTCGCGGAAGCGTCTCCTGACGCAGACGGCAACCTGGGCACCGTGGGTCGCCGTACAGTCTCCATCTGTCGGCGTCTCGGTGATGAGTTCACGCGTGATGACCTGGAGGACGCGATTCGCACCGAAGAGTTAGAATCGACGAGGACGATCAGGACCTACACTGAGCGGGTGCTCGACCGGTTGGAGTACGCCGAACATCCGGTGAACACAGACCTGTTCATCCCGGAAGAAGAAGCGGCCGCGAGAGCGGACGAGTTGGACCTTCCCGACCCGGAAGCGCCTGAACACGAACGGAAGGGTTATGACGCACTCGACGCAGACGAACGCCTCCAGGCCATCCGCGACGCGGCCATCAGCGAAGCACAGGAGCGCGGAGGGTTGGGCCAACTCACGGTGGAAGACGTCCGTGAGGATGTATTTCATTCCGGAGGGCCATCCGACAGCGGGGCGCGGGGAATGATGGAACGAGCGGCTACCGCGGACCCGTTCAGTTATGGGACGTTCCATGGCACCACCGCCCTCCGATGCGACCTCTCCAAGGTGGATCGATGACTCCCGCGGTGGGCATGCCAACGGTCCACATCTGTGAAACAAACTAGGCGTTCGGAGATCGCCGCGTCATCCATGTGGTGCTTCCACCGGGCATGCCAGCGGACACGCCGCTCGCGGACCTCCGTGACACGGGCTACGACGTGCTGGCGGTCGGAGTGTTCCCTGAGGAACTTCCCGCCTGCCCGGCCGCGGGAGCGTACCCGGCGTGTGAGCATGTAGTGCTCCGCTCACCCAAACCGGGATAAGCGGTACGCACGCCCGGCGACGAGATTAGGTTGGTGTGGCCGATACAGCCGATATGGACGACCACACCCGAGACGAATCCGTGGGTCCGCCGACGCACGGCGCGCCGACTGGGTGGCTCGCCGAGCGTGCAGAGTCGAATGGGTGGGAGCACGGGTCACTTCGACGCGCTACGCTCCACGGCGTTCGACTCTATAACGCAGGCGAGTACCACGAGGCCCACGATTGTTTCGAAGCAGAGTGGTACAACTACGGGTCAGGAACGACTGAGAGCGCGTTCCTCCACGGGATGGTACAGGTCGCTGCTGGCGCGTACAAGCACTTTGATTTCGAGGATGACGCAGGGATGCGGTCACTCTTTGAGACCGCTCTCCAGTACCTCCACGGCGTTCCGTCGGACTTCTATGGCGTGGACGTGGATGGAGTGCGGACCACGCTCGATACTGCGCTTGAGAACCCGGCGGTGCTCCACGGCTGGGAAATCGAACTCGATGGCGAGCGACCCGTTGCAGACGCGGTCGACCGCGAGTACGCAGAACGCCTCGAATGAATTGGCGTCACTTAATCAAACATTCTCGTCCTCGAAGCAGTCGTGGCTCTCGTGGTAGTCGCCCGCGTTGAACAGGCGGACGCCGTGCTCGGTCGCGCGCCGGAGGGTCGCGTGCTCCCAGACCCGCTCGTCCGCGCGCCATCCGGCGGGCTCACCCAGCGGCGGCGCGACGCCGGGGTCGCGGGTGTGGTCGTCCATGTCCGTTCCTGCTCCTCGACGGGTATCAGTTTCGCGGTCGTCGTGGTGTTCCACGGCGACTAGGAGGAAGGGGGTGAGGGGGCGACGTGGCTTTATGATCGACCGCACGAACAATCCCCCGTGCGATTCATCCGTCGCGGACTGGCCCGGCTCGTCGGGTTTCTGGCCGCCGTCGCGGCGCTTCCGCGGCGAGCAGTGGAGGGCGCGTGGGACCTCCTGACGGACGAGGCGGCTCGCCCGGGCATGCTGTATCTCGTCGCCCTGGCCCTCGGGTTCGGGAGCTTCGCGGTCTACTTCCTCCGCGGCGGCGGCGACCCGACAGGGCTCGAACTCGGCATGCAGTTCGGCTCGCTCGGCGTCGTGTTCTACGTGTCGCTCCGGCAGGCCGGCACGGCGCCGCGTCGCCGCTGACTCGCGGATTCGGAACGCTTTACATCGACCGAGCGGGAGTTCCAGACGCGTGCGAGGGTAGCCAAGCCTGGAAACGGCGGCGGACTCAAGATCCGCTCCTGTAGAGGTCCAAGGGTTCAAATCCCTTCCCTCGCATCGCCGGGGAATCAACCCCGAGATGCGGAAGACGCCGCAGGGGCGCTCTTCCCTCGCAATTACTATCGACCCGTCAGCGATACAGAGAGAGACGAGACCCGTTTCCGATCCACCGTTCGAACGGGAGGGGCCGATTGCTGGTGGATTCGGCCGGCACAACCGTAATGTACCCCACCGACGATTTCCTAGCGTGACCGATAGCGACCCGGATCCGAACAACCCGCTCTCCCCGTACTATCCGTCGGAGGCCCCCGGTATCCCGGGAAGCGGCCGGAAGTGGTTCGCGCTCCTCCTGGCGCTGATGATACTACTGGGGGCGTCCTTCGGAGTTCTCTCGCTCCTCTTCTCGTTGTAGTTCACCGGCATCGGATTCGAGCCCCCCTGTGAGATACGGAGGTTCCGCAACGATCGTCCCACCGGGGAATCCCCGACCGGAACCCGGACCGAACCGGATTCACGGCCGGTTGACTATCACGAGTTGTCGGGGAACCCGAATATTATTCACCCCTTCGAGTGCTGTTCAGAACGATGCCCTCCACGCCACTGTTCGATCCCCGCGCGTTCTTCACCGAACGGAACCCGTCCCTGCGAGGCGCCGCGGCCATCCTCTACTTCGCCGGGATCGCTCCCGTTTCGACGGGTGCTATCGCGACGGGCGGATTCGGTCCCGCCGACGTCACGGGCTGGCTACTCCTCCTCGCGGTACTGGTCGGTGCCGCAGGCGGTGCCGTCGTGATCTGGACGGTGTACGCCGTCGGTATCTATCTCGCGACGGCGGTGGCCGGAGGGACCGGATCGTTCACCCGGACGGCGGCGAACGTTGGCTGGTCACTTCTCCCGCTCCTGCTCGGTAACGTGGTCACGTCGCTGGCGAGGTGGGGAGTGTATCTCTCCGGCCGACTCTCCGGCGAGGGGTCGGTTCGGTTCCCGTCCTGGCTGGACGGACTGAGTCTCGTCGTTGCCGTCGGCTGCTACCTCTGGATCGGCTACCTGCTGGTGTACGCGATCGAGGATGCCCGCGACGTTTCGGTGCAGCACGCGACCGTGATCGCAGCGATAGTGGCGCTCGTGAGTGTCCTCGTCTCGGTAGGTATCAGCCTCTGAGTACGCGTCGGAGACCGTCCCCTCGTCGAGGCCCCGCTGCAACTCGCG belongs to Halorarum halophilum and includes:
- a CDS encoding Yip1 family protein yields the protein MPSTPLFDPRAFFTERNPSLRGAAAILYFAGIAPVSTGAIATGGFGPADVTGWLLLLAVLVGAAGGAVVIWTVYAVGIYLATAVAGGTGSFTRTAANVGWSLLPLLLGNVVTSLARWGVYLSGRLSGEGSVRFPSWLDGLSLVVAVGCYLWIGYLLVYAIEDARDVSVQHATVIAAIVALVSVLVSVGISL
- a CDS encoding DUF309 domain-containing protein; amino-acid sequence: MDDHTRDESVGPPTHGAPTGWLAERAESNGWEHGSLRRATLHGVRLYNAGEYHEAHDCFEAEWYNYGSGTTESAFLHGMVQVAAGAYKHFDFEDDAGMRSLFETALQYLHGVPSDFYGVDVDGVRTTLDTALENPAVLHGWEIELDGERPVADAVDREYAERLE